The Juglans microcarpa x Juglans regia isolate MS1-56 chromosome 2D, Jm3101_v1.0, whole genome shotgun sequence DNA window taatcaaataagattaaatgagttaaaaagttttttgtatccaaacctctctcagttttagtcacaaatatctttcataaaagtaaatttataaattgacgaaACTTGATATGACCCGtcaatgttttaaaattatttttattataaaataaatttaacatattctATAAAGTGAtgccaatttataaattttttttatgaatttgtttttggaGTTACAGCATCGTCAACTAAAATCCAAGTTATAAAGGATATAACTCCAAAACTCTCTCGTGGCCCTATATTGAAAAGAGCATCACTACTACTTTTTAACTTACTAACCGATGACTctcatgtgtgtgtatatattttgaGGAGAAGCATACAAAAGCATGCAGCTAATTGGCCTGCCAAATTAGCTCACGTTAAGAGACTGCAAAAGTCTTATCTGAAACCAAAAGTAAAATTAATGGCAACTACAAAAGTTCGATCATGTTCAGGGGCGGCTCAATATATTTTGTGGCCTAATGCGATTATTAAGTAATGAtgctttaatttaaaaataatatttaaatattaaataataaaattttattgaaaatatatgagatgtaaaacaaatattaatattgttttgattaataatatctataagtactataacaatttgaaagagaatttaatttttctgtaaatagaatattatctcttatccatatatatatacttcttttaatacttcattttgaacaaataaggccatcaatatcaaaataaacatcatattttatcaaatattcaaGAGTAATATATCGTCATTTTGTTACTTCTATTCTAATCTCACTGttgtatgaaaattttgtagtaagattttttttaggaaaacttctatattgacttttatttttttttaccaaattttacaatttaagattgattgtattttatgtacaaatttttcaatcttttatgctaactaatattttttttataatttattttttaggatcataataattttttttttccttttgggggCCTACCCAAGGTGGGGGGGCCTTAGGCGGTGGCCTTAGTTGCCTACCCCTTGAGCCGGCCTTGATCATGTTAAATTACTCACTCGATCGACCGTATTAATATCAAAACTTTTTCACAGATTTCAATATATAAtcccaaattaattaattttaaagatcaGAAAAGTAGAAGCTTTTtaacatagattttttttttttttcctcggcAAAAAGGGAGGTGGGGGCTGATTAGCTATCATCCATGACTGTGATCATTGGAGCCCCTCCTTGCTGTAAAATGTCTGGTTTAAGCCATAGCTACTGTCCAATGGGCGAGCCCGTCACCACAGCACCACCAAGCTGTCAGCCGGTCCAAATCTTAACCCATAGATTCTTAATTAGGCATTACTCTCACAAGCGGTTTCGATTTACATCAAACTTAAACTTCTGATCTCGAGATTATGGAATACAAACTCGTACCAACTAAGTTACCACTTTGGTGGTACTTTCACATAGACTTAACCCTTTTAAGTACTGATCCTTGACAATTAACAATCACAACCCAAAACAAATTTAATCCAAACCATCTGGTCTGATTAGATTTGTTAACCGACGTATATACACATAAGACTCTGGTCTTGCGTGCCATGTGAACCGGCCTCGAGCTGCCACATACCCCAACTTTGCATGCTGATCCCAAATACTATGCAGCCACGCATCTCCCAACCCATGCCCCCTCCCCCATCCTCGTCATCCTtcgtctttctttttcttctctctctctctagtaccatcttatatgtatatttatatatcccATCCCCCTTAATGTTCCCCTACTCATCAACACCATCCTCATTCTTTTtcaccgtctctctctctctctctctctctctctctctctctctcattgtgtGTGGTATAAATAGACGTATATTGCATCTAAGATGAGCAGTAGCGTTTGTGCAGAGCAACACAAGCTCCATACCTCCCACCAACTCCTAACCCCCAAGAAACAGCTCAAGAACATAGATATCCCACCAAGAAAGCTCCTCGGCCGCCGCCTAATTCCGACCCAAGAAGCCGAAATGTATTTCTCCGACTCCCCGCGcttctcctcctccttggacGAGTCCACCCTCTTGCGGAAATTCTTGCCCTATAATGGTGGCGACGATGACTCTGATGACTCCGATCCTTACTCCTCTGACCACTTCCGCATGTACGAGTTCAAGGTCCGCCGCTGCACGCGCAGCCGTAGCCACGACTGGACTGACTGCCCTTTCGCACACCCTGGTGAAAAAGCCCGCCGCCGTGACCCCCGGCGGTTCCACTACTCTGGTCAGGTGTGCCCGGAGTACCGCCGCGGCGGATGTAGCCGTGGTGATAGCTGTGAGTTCGCTCACGGCGTGTTCGAGTGCTGGCTGCACCCTGCCAGGTACCGAACCGAGGCTTGCAAAGATGGGAAGAACTGTAAGCGAAAGGTGTGTTTCTTTGCTCACACGCCTCGCCAGCTTCGTATTCTGCCACTGAATTCTCAGAACTCTTCGCCGACAGAGCTTCCTTGCAAGAAGAAATTCCTGAAATCCTCCAGCTCGAATCATTGCTGCTTGTTTTGTCATTGCGCAACCTCTTCACCGACTTCAACGCTATTAGGTATGTCCCATTTGTCTCCGCCGCTTTCTCCGCCTCTTTCCCCTGTGAAACAGCGTTCCATTAATGGTTTATCACCGATTTCTCGATATACTGACCGATTTGTAAGCTCCGAGCTGTCCGGTACTGGTGGTATGCACCAGCTGAATCCTGGGGTGCAGAGCTACAAAGATGTGCTAACTGAGCTAATGAGCTCGTTCGAGGCCATGAATTTCAGTGAAGAAGCCTCGCCTTTGTCTG harbors:
- the LOC121250261 gene encoding zinc finger CCCH domain-containing protein 2-like, with the translated sequence MSSSVCAEQHKLHTSHQLLTPKKQLKNIDIPPRKLLGRRLIPTQEAEMYFSDSPRFSSSLDESTLLRKFLPYNGGDDDSDDSDPYSSDHFRMYEFKVRRCTRSRSHDWTDCPFAHPGEKARRRDPRRFHYSGQVCPEYRRGGCSRGDSCEFAHGVFECWLHPARYRTEACKDGKNCKRKVCFFAHTPRQLRILPLNSQNSSPTELPCKKKFLKSSSSNHCCLFCHCATSSPTSTLLGMSHLSPPLSPPLSPVKQRSINGLSPISRYTDRFVSSELSGTGGMHQLNPGVQSYKDVLTELMSSFEAMNFSEEASPLSAKCPNVPWVDVSFNIEDQPQFILSPSTPSPYGSENFFSGNCSSKSFVDDGGNNNDNNKNKVNVENPWSCSDPDLGWVNELLM